The genomic region CCACCCTGGTAATAATGTGGGTATCGGTAGCGATGATACGTTATTCGCTAAAGTTGATGGTGTGGTTTGCTTTGAACGTAAAGGTAAAACTCGTCAAAAAATTAGCGTTTATCCCGTAATTGAAGCTGAACCTGTAGCTGTTGAAGCTTAATTCAATTTTATCTCTTGTTAAAGCGGGCTAAAATAGCCCGTTTTTTATTAAAAAAATTTAGCATGATTCAACCCTTGTAGGGTGCGTAAGCACAGCGCACGCACCCCTTTATTTAAGGATTAAAAAACATGACAAATCAGGGAATTAGTTGCTGAGATTACAGAATTTTTGATTGTCTTTTAGGACGAATCTCTCCTGCTCGCTGCAAATGTCATTAAACGCTGATATTCACTCCTAAACCCTTGATTATTCTATCCCTCTGTTATAGGATTTATTTTAGAAAAAATACTCAATATCAGTCCAGTTTCCATCTGGAAAAGAGGCGTATTTTTTGAATTTTGTTAAATTCGCCACACAATCGATGAACTCTGATCTGTTCCATAGCATCTTGTTTCAGTGGATTAAACTGGATCTGCTTTAACGTGCTAATGTTAAGTTAAAATTTCTGAGTTTGCCTAACAGTTATCAGCAGTTATCGGTTGCTAAAAATCATTGAAAGGGTTATTCTCTATGAAAGTTGTTTCGCCAGATCACCATCATATTTTATTTAATGATTCTCGTGCCAATATTGATTTAAACCAGCTTCAAACTTTATTTAAACTCGCTGCATTTTGGGCAAAAGATCGCAGCCAAGAGGATTTAAAAATTGCCGTTATGAATAGCGAACCTGTGGTTACAGTGTGGGATTATGAGCAAATGATTGGGTTTGCAAGAGCAACTTCTGATGGCATTTATCGCGCCAATATTTGGGATGTGGTAATTCATCCTGATTATCAAGGCAGTGGACTGGGACGAAAATTAGTCCAAACGGTGTTAAGTCATCCCAAAATGTGTCGCGTTGAACGGGTTTATTTAATGACAACCTATCAACAACAATTTTATGAACATATTGGCTTTGAATATAATTCAAGTACCACTATGGTTTTGAATAATCAATTGTTAGAAATGAATAGCCAAAAACCAGACTTAACAAGCGTTTATTCCTCACAACAAACCTAAAAACCCAGCCTATATCACAAATTTAGCGATTAAAATTATAAGTTTTGTTGAGAACTGTGGTTTCTTTTTTCGCCTTCAGAGGTGACAAAAACTCCCCATCGTGAAACACTAAGAAACATAGATGTAAATACTCAGATATCCATCATGACGGTCAGCACAACCTCCAAACCTGAATTGATGTCCCGCTTCGTCAACGGGATTTTAGCGGTTAAACCCCTCAGCAATTTTGCCAAACACCAAGCCCGACAAATGATGATTAAACGGGCTGAAAAAATGGGAGTTCCTTGGCGAAAACAGACGGAAACCCTGTTAGCCCGAAATTGGGAGGCAGAATTATCTCAAGTTGAAAACCCCAATCTACAATATCCCGATTATTATGTTACGTCCTTCCATGCTTATGAGGATGGAAATCTAAGTTTGCAAGCCGCCGTTGAAGTCGAAGTTGCGGCCTATGCGGTTCATGCTAAAATTTGGCCAGAAGCGGGAGTTAAGGGCGATGCTAAACTGCGACAAAGTTATCATGATATTTTAAAAGCTCAATTACCGACTCCTCCCCAGGATATTTTGGATTTAGGATGTAGTGTGGGAATGAGTACATTAGCTCTACAAGAAACTTTTCCTGATGCGAAGTTAACGGGTGTCGATTTATCGCCTTATTTTTTAGCAGTTGCAACTTATAATACTCAAAAACAATCCAATTGGAAATATCCCCCCCAATGGGTTCATGCGACAGCAGAATCAACGGGTTTACCTAGTGCTTCTTTTGATTTAGTTTCTCTGTGTTTAATTTGTCACGAATTACCCCAATCTCCCACCCGTGAAATTTTCCAAGAAGCACGGCGTTTGTTGCGTCCAAATGGTCATCTTTCTATTATGGATATGAACCCTCAATCAAAACAATTTAAAAAAATGCCCCCTTATGTTTTTACGTTGTTAAAAAGTACAGAACCCTATTTAGATGAATATTTTACATTAGATATTGAACAAGCCATAATAGAGGCAGGATTTCAACGTCCTACGATTAATTTTAATAGTCCTCGTCACCGGACTATTATTGCTTCAGTGGCGTAGATTTAATAAAATTAATCAGGGGCGGGCGGGTTTATGAAGATTAATGGTAGATAATAGAAGTGATGACAGAACCATCGGTGTCAACTTAAGCCGAAAACCCGTGATTACAGCCGAGATCAGATCCCCCTAAATCCCCCTTAAAAAGGG from Planktothrix serta PCC 8927 harbors:
- the rpmA gene encoding 50S ribosomal protein L27; protein product: MAHKKGTGSTRNGRDSNSQRLGVKRFGGQVVRAGNILVRQRGCKFHPGNNVGIGSDDTLFAKVDGVVCFERKGKTRQKISVYPVIEAEPVAVEA
- a CDS encoding GNAT family N-acetyltransferase, with product MKVVSPDHHHILFNDSRANIDLNQLQTLFKLAAFWAKDRSQEDLKIAVMNSEPVVTVWDYEQMIGFARATSDGIYRANIWDVVIHPDYQGSGLGRKLVQTVLSHPKMCRVERVYLMTTYQQQFYEHIGFEYNSSTTMVLNNQLLEMNSQKPDLTSVYSSQQT
- a CDS encoding class I SAM-dependent methyltransferase, with amino-acid sequence MTVSTTSKPELMSRFVNGILAVKPLSNFAKHQARQMMIKRAEKMGVPWRKQTETLLARNWEAELSQVENPNLQYPDYYVTSFHAYEDGNLSLQAAVEVEVAAYAVHAKIWPEAGVKGDAKLRQSYHDILKAQLPTPPQDILDLGCSVGMSTLALQETFPDAKLTGVDLSPYFLAVATYNTQKQSNWKYPPQWVHATAESTGLPSASFDLVSLCLICHELPQSPTREIFQEARRLLRPNGHLSIMDMNPQSKQFKKMPPYVFTLLKSTEPYLDEYFTLDIEQAIIEAGFQRPTINFNSPRHRTIIASVA